Proteins from one Arthrobacter sp. Soc17.1.1.1 genomic window:
- a CDS encoding DUF4012 domain-containing protein yields the protein MTDGYSINAGSASSEASTQPPRIARAQEGVRRKGSRALVASAIIVLVLLVAAGGWLAHRAQQVRSHLESSMSLLPDLQEAVVARDTGRAKAVSAELTEHTNAARAAGTDPVWKAAGILPFVGQNFSAVSEVTASADDIVNRAIAPMVDKIAALDWDALTPVEGRIDTAPLAEIAPTLSAAATTVDLSYGRLNGIDRSALLPQIAGPIQDAVERLDDVRGPLNDSSRAGQLLPAMLGADSPRNYLVLVQNSAEVRATGGISGALAVLTVEDGRISLTDQGSAGELGRFNPPLDVDPEQEKIYSNRMATFMQSVNLTPDFPTAASTAQRMWQDRHPDSRIDGVIALDPVVLANILWATGPVELGTFGDATIGSLLSETQLPTSLDSTNVVPTLLSDVYAQIKEPALQDAYFAAVAGKVFGALTNSQGDGTQLIEALVTSADQGRLYLWSASSEEQELLGQTDLAGAALGPAVGGAAFGVYFNDGTGAKMDYYVRRTVQLVKSCVGDGYSQYTVRISLANTAPADAATSLPEYVTGAGVFGIDPGRVRTNTVSYGPAQSVLQRARINGTDTPIGSFLHGNRPVGILTTELGPGETTTLEMDFSKVVQETEPVLDVTPTVQDPADVILPAEGLQSCD from the coding sequence ATGACTGACGGATACTCCATCAACGCTGGGTCCGCGAGCTCCGAGGCGTCGACGCAACCTCCAAGGATCGCGCGAGCGCAAGAGGGCGTTCGCCGCAAGGGCTCCCGTGCGCTCGTGGCGAGCGCCATCATTGTGCTGGTACTGCTTGTGGCTGCCGGTGGGTGGCTGGCGCACCGTGCGCAGCAAGTGCGCAGTCATCTCGAGAGCAGTATGTCCCTACTGCCCGATCTGCAGGAGGCTGTCGTTGCTCGTGACACCGGCCGAGCCAAAGCCGTGTCGGCTGAACTGACAGAGCACACCAATGCAGCTCGTGCAGCCGGTACCGACCCGGTGTGGAAAGCCGCTGGCATCCTCCCATTTGTCGGCCAGAATTTCAGCGCTGTCTCCGAAGTAACAGCTTCGGCTGACGACATCGTCAACCGGGCGATCGCGCCCATGGTGGATAAAATCGCCGCTCTGGATTGGGACGCGCTCACCCCCGTCGAGGGGCGCATCGATACCGCTCCCTTGGCTGAAATTGCCCCCACGCTTTCCGCCGCTGCTACCACGGTCGACCTGTCCTACGGTCGCCTCAATGGAATCGACCGATCGGCGCTTCTACCGCAAATCGCCGGGCCGATTCAGGACGCAGTTGAGCGGCTCGATGACGTGCGAGGGCCTCTAAACGACTCTTCCCGCGCCGGTCAGCTTCTGCCCGCCATGCTTGGTGCGGACAGCCCCCGCAACTATTTGGTGCTGGTGCAGAACAGCGCCGAAGTTCGTGCGACGGGCGGCATCTCCGGAGCATTGGCCGTCCTAACTGTCGAGGACGGTCGAATCTCCCTCACTGACCAGGGCAGTGCCGGGGAACTGGGTCGGTTCAACCCCCCACTCGACGTGGACCCCGAGCAGGAGAAGATCTATTCAAATCGGATGGCCACGTTCATGCAGAGCGTCAACCTCACCCCCGATTTCCCAACCGCCGCCTCCACCGCACAAAGGATGTGGCAGGACCGCCATCCGGACTCGCGTATTGACGGCGTCATTGCACTGGACCCGGTGGTATTGGCCAATATCCTGTGGGCCACCGGACCGGTGGAACTCGGCACTTTCGGTGATGCAACGATCGGTTCCCTGCTTTCCGAGACGCAACTACCCACCTCGCTTGATTCCACCAACGTGGTGCCCACCCTCCTCTCGGACGTCTACGCGCAGATCAAGGAACCGGCTTTGCAGGACGCGTACTTCGCAGCTGTCGCGGGGAAGGTGTTCGGTGCTCTGACCAACTCCCAGGGAGATGGCACGCAACTCATCGAAGCTCTGGTGACGAGCGCCGACCAGGGGCGGCTCTACCTGTGGTCCGCTTCGTCCGAGGAGCAGGAGCTTCTTGGCCAGACCGACCTCGCCGGAGCCGCGCTCGGGCCCGCGGTAGGCGGAGCTGCCTTCGGTGTGTATTTCAATGACGGCACTGGCGCGAAGATGGACTACTACGTGCGCCGCACCGTCCAGCTCGTGAAGAGCTGCGTTGGTGACGGGTACTCGCAGTACACCGTCCGAATCAGCCTGGCGAATACCGCGCCGGCGGACGCGGCGACGAGCCTGCCCGAGTATGTGACCGGCGCTGGAGTGTTCGGTATCGACCCAGGACGGGTGAGGACCAATACGGTGAGCTACGGCCCTGCCCAGTCGGTACTACAGCGGGCGCGGATCAACGGAACGGATACACCCATCGGCTCCTTCCTCCATGGGAACAGGCCAGTAGGCATCCTTACCACCGAGCTCGGCCCAGGCGAGACTACGACCCTCGAAATGGACTTCTCGAAGGTGGTCCAGGAGACAGAGCCAGTCCTCGATGTGACCCCCACGGTGCAGGACCCCGCTGACGTGATCCTGCCGGCAGAAGGCCTGCAGTCTTGCGACTGA
- a CDS encoding sugar transferase, with amino-acid sequence MSEIKQNAGWTQRYGRRLAVVDAAVVLWATVGALVIRFGVPEAERLSAREQPYVILSLVLAAGWWVMLSLRGSREPTVLGHGTEEYKRVVSASLILFGLVAIVSYALQFDTARGYVGVALPAGLIMLLLSRVIVRRFLHIERERGNSSLRVLVVGSSSGAQHLANSLRAQPMAGYLPVGAYLPGVEPGASTAEHLDLQVVGRAVEADDIMSDIKSFGPDAVALSSSMQLAPETIRALGWALADLNIRLIMAPALTDVAGPRIHTRPVAGLPLIHVSTPNLEKGQRFVKRTTDIIGAALIILAASPLLAAIALIVRFDSPGPVLFRQERVGTAGERFEMYKFRSMEVDAEAKLEQLRENHEGNAVLFKLKNDPRVTRVGRVLRKFSLDELPQLFNVLGGSMSLVGPRPPLAAEVERYDIRAHRRLLVRPGMTGLWQVSGRSLLSWDETVRLDLYYVENWSFLGDLAILLRTFKAVIGRHGAF; translated from the coding sequence GTGTCGGAGATCAAACAGAATGCTGGGTGGACTCAGCGCTATGGCAGGCGTCTGGCCGTTGTGGATGCCGCTGTCGTGCTGTGGGCAACGGTCGGAGCGCTCGTGATCCGTTTTGGGGTTCCAGAAGCTGAGCGACTGAGCGCACGTGAACAGCCCTACGTGATCTTGTCCCTCGTGCTCGCAGCCGGCTGGTGGGTAATGTTGTCGCTCCGCGGCAGCAGGGAGCCTACCGTACTCGGACACGGCACGGAGGAGTACAAGCGGGTCGTCAGTGCCTCACTGATTCTTTTCGGGCTCGTAGCCATCGTCAGCTATGCGCTGCAGTTCGACACCGCGCGCGGGTATGTCGGCGTCGCTTTGCCAGCCGGCCTCATCATGCTCCTGCTGTCACGCGTCATCGTCCGTCGCTTCCTTCATATCGAACGCGAGCGGGGCAACAGTTCTCTGCGCGTTCTGGTTGTCGGTAGCTCCAGCGGGGCGCAGCACCTGGCGAACTCACTCCGAGCGCAACCGATGGCCGGCTATCTCCCAGTGGGGGCCTACCTTCCGGGAGTCGAACCAGGCGCGAGCACTGCTGAGCACCTGGATCTGCAAGTTGTTGGTAGGGCCGTCGAGGCCGATGACATCATGTCCGACATTAAATCGTTCGGGCCTGATGCCGTAGCGCTCTCGAGCAGTATGCAATTGGCCCCCGAAACGATCCGGGCGCTCGGCTGGGCGCTCGCAGACCTCAACATCCGCCTCATCATGGCGCCTGCGCTTACCGATGTCGCAGGACCACGTATACATACCCGGCCGGTTGCCGGCCTCCCCTTGATCCACGTTTCCACACCGAATCTGGAAAAAGGTCAGCGCTTCGTCAAGCGGACGACCGACATCATCGGCGCCGCCCTGATCATCCTCGCGGCCTCTCCGCTTCTTGCCGCTATCGCCCTGATCGTGAGGTTCGATTCTCCGGGGCCCGTCCTGTTTCGTCAGGAACGTGTAGGAACTGCAGGTGAGCGCTTCGAGATGTACAAGTTTCGCTCCATGGAGGTGGACGCGGAGGCGAAGCTTGAGCAGCTCAGGGAGAACCACGAGGGCAACGCGGTGCTGTTCAAGCTGAAGAACGACCCCCGTGTCACTCGCGTTGGTCGAGTCCTGCGCAAGTTCAGCCTCGACGAACTGCCACAGCTGTTCAATGTTCTCGGTGGCTCCATGTCCCTCGTGGGTCCGCGTCCTCCCTTGGCAGCCGAAGTGGAGCGTTATGACATTCGCGCACATCGACGACTCCTGGTGCGTCCTGGAATGACCGGACTGTGGCAGGTCAGTGGACGATCACTTCTTTCCTGGGACGAGACCGTTCGGCTCGACCTGTACTACGTAGAGAACTGGTCGTTCCTCGGTGACCTGGCCATCCTGTTGCGCACCTTCAAAGCCGTCATTGGCCGCCACGGCGCCTTCTGA
- a CDS encoding polysaccharide biosynthesis tyrosine autokinase produces MELNDYLRILRRNWLLILVCAVVGLIVGAVASFAIRPTYTAETKLFVAIQSSGSVQDLQQGNTFTQARVQSYVETVAEPLVLQPVVESLGLDITAAELARKVTATADLNTVIITISVDDTSPVQAAAIAQATADSLVESVGGLESPAEGGTSPVNLTVITPATAPSESSAPNTRLNIVLGLLVGLAVGVGVAVLRTMLDTRVRGESDLRRVSDAPLLGGISFDSDAQKKPLLTQAPAQSPRAESFRQIRTNLQFAHVSHKSKAVLVTSSLPGEGKSTTATNLAIAIAQGGQSVVLVDADLRRPRVDEYLGLERNAGLTTALIGRADVEDLLQPWGADELYILTAGQIPPNPSELLGSDAMKQLITRLEQKFDAVIIDAPPLLPVTDAAVLAQQVGGVVLVIGSSKVRLPDLQKSLGNLDMVSADLLGVVINLLPSKGPDAYAYSYYSYDSVKPSTMDDASPVTRRSNKDAPSDFDERIFGVPSQTK; encoded by the coding sequence TTGGAGCTGAACGACTATCTTCGGATCCTGCGTCGCAACTGGCTGCTGATCCTCGTCTGTGCCGTCGTCGGCCTAATCGTTGGAGCCGTTGCTTCCTTCGCCATCCGTCCGACCTACACCGCTGAGACAAAGCTGTTCGTAGCGATTCAAAGTTCGGGAAGCGTACAAGATCTGCAACAGGGCAACACCTTCACGCAAGCACGTGTGCAGTCCTACGTAGAAACGGTGGCTGAGCCGCTCGTACTTCAGCCGGTCGTTGAGTCGTTGGGCCTGGACATCACGGCGGCTGAACTGGCGCGTAAGGTGACTGCCACCGCTGACCTCAACACCGTCATTATCACGATCTCTGTGGATGATACGTCGCCTGTGCAGGCGGCCGCTATTGCGCAGGCGACTGCGGACAGCCTCGTAGAGTCGGTAGGAGGGCTCGAGAGCCCCGCCGAGGGTGGAACTTCACCCGTCAATCTAACTGTGATTACACCCGCGACTGCGCCCTCTGAGTCCTCAGCGCCAAACACACGTTTGAACATCGTGCTAGGGCTCCTTGTAGGGCTTGCCGTGGGCGTGGGCGTCGCGGTGTTGCGGACGATGCTCGATACCAGGGTGCGAGGTGAATCTGACCTTCGCCGGGTCAGTGACGCTCCGCTTCTTGGTGGCATCTCTTTCGACAGCGACGCACAGAAAAAACCGCTGTTGACGCAGGCCCCGGCCCAGAGCCCTCGCGCCGAGTCGTTCCGACAGATTCGCACCAACCTGCAGTTTGCGCATGTAAGCCACAAGTCCAAAGCGGTCCTGGTCACGTCTTCATTGCCTGGGGAAGGCAAAAGCACGACTGCCACAAACCTTGCGATCGCGATCGCTCAGGGCGGCCAGTCAGTAGTACTCGTAGATGCTGACTTGCGGCGCCCTCGCGTGGATGAATACCTGGGGCTCGAGCGGAATGCAGGACTTACCACAGCTTTGATTGGCCGAGCCGACGTTGAGGATCTGCTTCAGCCTTGGGGGGCGGACGAGCTGTACATCCTGACAGCTGGGCAGATCCCACCGAATCCCAGTGAATTGCTGGGATCTGACGCCATGAAGCAGCTTATTACTCGGCTTGAGCAGAAGTTCGACGCGGTCATCATCGATGCTCCTCCCCTCCTTCCAGTCACCGATGCAGCAGTACTTGCGCAGCAGGTAGGTGGAGTCGTGTTGGTCATCGGCTCGTCCAAGGTGAGGCTGCCGGACCTGCAGAAGTCACTTGGGAACCTGGACATGGTGAGCGCTGACCTGCTCGGCGTCGTCATCAACCTCCTTCCTAGCAAGGGGCCTGATGCTTACGCATACAGCTACTATTCGTACGATTCGGTGAAACCGTCCACTATGGACGATGCTTCACCAGTCACCCGACGATCCAATAAGGATGCTCCCTCTGACTTCGATGAGCGGATCTTCGGGGTTCCGTCTCAAACCAAATAA